AGAATATCTTTTTGTTAATTTTCTGGTGTCTAACAGATAAATCTCAAGTCACCTAAATTGCATATTTGAGAATATGCATTTGTTAATTGTTACGTGATTTTGATGGACTCTTTAATTCTCACACCATATTTCATCGATCTATATTTTTCTTTAAAAAACAAACCCTACGATCCATACAAATGTAagggttttagtttaaatttgattTTTATTTAATATTTTTAGGGCATGGAGAATTTAATATTTGAAAATCGTACTTCTGCTGCAATGAACGAGAAGGGATTACTTACTCAAGTCTATATGCATAATGCATGTGCTTACATTACGTAGAAGCTTGTTTGTGAAGACGCAAAATCTGAAATCTAGAGTCCGTTCCATAGTCATGCAGCATGTAATTCCTCCTTTAATTGATTCGCTCACACCACATGCACCATGGCTGTATCTCCCATTGGCCCATTGCAAGCCATTAACATGGAGAAGTTAAATCACTTTCTCTGTCTTCGTGAAAAGGCACACGAAGCTCACCTCGCTGCAATCCCCGGTATCTGATGCCACCTTGCTGACGCCGGAGTCTCACGCCACCccactgcacgtctgcaccgcatCTCATCGGCAACCTGTCCGTCAGCACTGCATCTGGCCGCCGTCCCTGCGTGCTGCTCAATGCACTACACATCTGGCCGTCGTTCCGTCCCTCAACACCGCAGTCCTTGTGTCCTGTCTTGCACCACTACATGTGGCCGCAGTTTCTGCTGTTTGTACCACATCTCGCCGGCGTAGCCCTCGCCCTGACGAAAAACTCCCGCCCGTGAGAGCCCGACTGGAGCTCTTGGCTTCCTATAATCAAGTCATTGCGTGCGAGAGCCGGACTCTGCAATCTGCATCGAGGACACGCTTGACTTGATTAGTTGTCCGAGCAGGACTCTGCATTGCATTGAGGAGAGGCTCGTGTTTGATTGGAGTTGGACACTGCTGCTTCCACGAACGGACGAAACATATGATGGACGACCAAACCGACAGAtcaaaccacggaaacgcttctccctttattattaggtatagaagaAGCAGAGAACAAAATTGAAATGTCGGGAAACAAGAGgtggagagggagggagagaaacTGCCCTCGTGGAGCAAAATCCGACCAGTAAACCAGCCCCATTTGAACCGGAGACGGAGGCCACCGCACCGCACCGCACGCAAAGGCAGCGTCGGAAGGGAGAAGGAAAGGCATCGATCGATCGATGGCGAGCTCGCTGGCCCGCCTGGGAGCGGCGCTGCCCCGCGCGCGCCCGCTCGCCGCAGCGGCGGTCGCTGCGGCGCGGATCCCGCCCCGGGGAGGCCGATGGGATTCCGCCGCCTCCCGCCCCGCTTCGCTATACGGTGAGCGTCCCTATCGATTTCATGGCACCTGCAGCAGTAGTGGTCGATTCGCATTTCCTAGGTCGGAACTAGCTCCAAATGCTAACATTGGATTGGAATTCAGCCTGGAGATGCCAGGTTCACTCGGACGTGAAGGCGTCCCCTGCAGCGGAGCCGAAAGATGGGGGAAATTCGTCCCAGAACTGGAGGATCAAGATGCTCTACGATGGTGAATGCCCGCTCTGTATGCGTGAGGTGCGTTGCACAATCCTTTTGGTCGGTGAGACCTGTCATATTGATCAGCAATTGCGTAATTAGAGTGCGCTAGATCCTATGTAGCAGCTTTATAAGGACAGACACACATTTGTTTGCTGACAATTACCCGAGCATGTTCAACTAGTTCTATAACTGAGTGATGGCTGATTGTATGATAGGCCATATGAATGCATGAAAATGAAGCAATGTTCGTTGATGCTGCTAATTGGTAAATTTCTAAATGATGCTTACTCTCCAAGCTTATTTTGCCTAGGCTCATTTACAAAATTCCTTCATCTATTTCATATTTCTGTGCACTGCTCAAGTGTGTATccaaaaacaatggtaatgtaGTGATATATTTTTTCATACCATTCTATGATCCCTTTTGCGGCTTCAATTATTTGACGCTCAATCAACTGCTGAGAATGGTTGGCATGTGGATGAACTTTGTTGATTTGAATTTTCTGTCTCAAAAACATGTGTGGTTTTCTATGAATTTGTTTTCATTACTAGAACTTTACTGCTGTCATCTTAGACTTCTCCCATCTTGGTTTTAATCGGAATTTGCTATCAGCATAAAAACTTTGTCTTCGGGAAGCGCTCGGTTTTAACTCCAaagttctccaccgtgaaccttaAGTTCGTAACACTTTAGGAGCCTTTCACATGGCTTCGACGTGCTAGAAAATCTATGTGCATCCTCATCTTACGAATAGTGGATTCATTGATTCGCAACCATTTAAACTTGAATTTATTTTCTTCACTAAATGTTTTGGTGAATAAACCAATAGGGCCTGATTGTAGTGATCCTGCAACAGCTATATTTGCTTGTACTAACTCTAGTGTTTTGACAGGTAAACATGCTGAGGGAAAGGAACAAATCCTATGGAACTATAAATTTTGTTGACATCAGCTCGAAAGATTACTCCCCGGAGGACAACCAGGGTCTCGATTATGAAACTGTGCGTATGACCTTTTAGTACATATTCTCATTTTGTTTATGGAGTGTCATACTCGGTTATCTGGAAGGCATGAAATTTATTAACTCAATATCCATCATTTGTTTGATTCCTTGGAGGCTAGTCATACAAAAGATACTTGGCAAAAGTAGCAAACCATTGGTACCGATATAGACCATCTCTAAAACAATTTTTGGTATGCACCAAGGCTCTAATGGATTGCTTCATTTCAGTTACTCCGGAGAAATGATATTTTTTTTTTCTATTATCCTGAAGAACATGATTTTGAACCTTCCATGGCTGCGTTTTGACTATTCACCGTTTGCCAACGAACTTTTTTTGTACTTTGGTGATGGTGCTGCATTAGTTGTAGTTTTTGCAACTAAACtccaagttgatgttatattctgTGGCCAATTCGCTAAATATCAAGGTGCTTCTGAACATTATACCTGCATTTATCTTTTTTCTAAATAAACCGACTTCCTGTGTTTTCAGGCCatggggaggatacatgccatTGTTTCAGATGGAACTATCGTCACAGATGTTGAGGTATGACCGTGTGACATTCAGTCATTCACATCCTCTCGTACTGAAATTTTAGTATTTCCTCTCCAGAATGCAGAAGTTACTGCAGGTTATTTATTGGTTATTAGAAGATAATAATTTGAAGATAATTTGGGACCTAATTAAAGGCATGATTAGACATTCAGACAAGATATTAAATAAGCTAATGTTTCACCACACGCATCCAATGGTAATGAGGAGAAGTTAAAGGAGAGATTAGTATGCACACATAGCAATGTTCCTTTAATTGATGACGTGCAAGTAGTAGTATACAGGCTGATTATCACATTGTTACAATAATTTCTTTAACCTTATGAGAGCCATATATGAAAGAAGTGTCTCGGAGTTAGTTTGACCCTGCTGAATAGCAGTCCATATTAGTATGGGTTATCAAACTGGCAAAGAGTGTAATACCAAAAAAAGAAGTTGTTCTTACAAACCTGATACAGAGTACATTTTGTCAATGCAATGGGTAATTTTATGTTTTTGAAATTAGTAACTGAAGTTATGATTGCAGGCATTTAGACGGCTTTACGAGGAAGTGGGACTTGGATGGGTTTATGCAGTTACTAAGTATGAACCTGTAAGTGCACATTTCTAGAGTGTAAATCCAAGGATCAGCTTGTTTCATTCATTTCAGAGAGTTACTGTTCAGCCGCACAGTTTCTACACAAGGGAACATTTGTATATATCAAACTGAAGAACTGTGGAATCAAATTGTTGTTCTGATGTGATTAAACTAAAATTTCAAATGCTTATTTAACTTTTGGTCTATTCATTAATCTTAGTCTGATATTTGGCAGGTGGCTACCATAGCAAATGCAGTATATGGCGTATGGGCCAAATACCGCATGGAAGTTACAGGTTTGGCCACTAAGAGTTTGTCATATAGTTCGCTTCAACAGTGTCATTGCTCTGTCTATTTTTGTAGCGATATGCACCTGTAAATGAAGTATTAGTGGATGGGTTGGAATAATCTGCCCGTTTTTCTCCGTGACAGGTCGTCCTCCACTGGAGGAAGTTTTTGCAGCACGGAGACAAGCGGTTAGTCAGCCCTATCTCTTCTTCCTGGAACTTCCAATTGTGACCATAAATTACTTGAGCTTACCGGCTGCTTTTTCCTTCTTCAGGGCGAATGTAAAGATGATAAATCATGCAAGATGTGAGCAGCAAATCGCCCATCTTGTCCACTCTACGTATTCTTACTTCAGCATATGTTTAGATAGGGACACATACATAAGTAGCTAGTCTTACGTCCAAATGATTCCAAGATTGATGGTATGATGCTGTTCTGTGTTTGAGGGTAGTGGGTAGTAAATAATTCCATGGTCTCTACACTGATTCTATTGGAAAGACAAACAACTTTAAGCAACTTTAGTTGTGTCCAGGATGTGTTTGGTTCTGCAGTGAGCTTGTTGGTTCCTGCATACCCTTCCATGGTGATCTTGTCCATGTCTGACCGTCTATATTGGAAAGTAAAGTTTGTATATTTGATAAATATTTAACCGTTTCACTGAACTAGATGAAAACAAACACCTGCGGAGTCTGGTACAATCTGAACTAAACATGGCAAATGAAACTGATGTAGAAGCACAAAGGGACAGACACTTGAAAATGGAATTGCGAAACCAAATCAAAACTCAGACATGCATGCAGAGGTTGTGGCCACTTGATAAAGTTCCTGGCGCTTAAGCAACAACTTGAACTTAAAATACAACTTCACTTCAAAGTTCAAACAAAAAAACTCTAAATACAACGACAATCATGAATTTAGGTATCATATACAGTAGGGTGACTAGCTATTTGATGTCTAGAGCAGTTTTCATCTTTCGAATAGCTCAGCAAGCATCTCCTTCAACACGTCGGGACTGCTGCTAATGAGGTTCTCCAGCTCCCGATTCTTCTTCATGAAGTACCAGTAACTTGGGGCTGAGATAACTCTATGGCAGCTAATGTGTTTCTCTAGGTCCGGATGCTTTTCCAGGTAGTAGCCGTAAACTGATATAACTTTCTCCGTGATAGATTCCCGCAACACATGTCTGAGCCGAGGAAATGGAaccttccaaaacttttgagcctGGTACATTTGATGAAATGCTGAGTTGAACTTAGCCAGTGAAGAGGTATTCTTACGATGTTGGCCTGAACCATGTAAACCTTTTCTCGGTATGCCGAACAGCACAGGTCCGCAAGAAACATCAAGAGCAGTGTCCACGAAAACTTTTTTCTGTACGTGAGAGAGCACATGTCCCCAAGAAACATCGAGATAGCTATCCATGAACTTTTTACATTCAGGTGTTAGTCCCCAATGGCCTCCAGGCAATGGCTCAAACCGATTCGTTACTAAATAGAAATTGTTGAGCAGGAACAGATACCTGAGGCTTAGGTCTAAGCACAGATCTGATTTCCTCAAGAGAAGGTCCTTTAGATAATGCACATAATCATGTATGAGGCCACGAAGGTAGGCGGTATCATGGCTGTGTGCGGTGTTTCGCATCGAACCCTCTGCCTTAACCAGGTACCTGATGAAATCCACCATCAACCGAGTGCACTCGTGAACCTCGCCTCTTCCTCGCTGAATCGCGATAGCCCAGTTCGAGTCTTCATCCTCGATGAATGTCCTCGCCGCCTCCGTTGTGCTAGATATGGCTTCTCTTAGGCGAGACAATGAGCGACCTATCTCGTCGAGTATGGTTTGGGCTTCTCGAGAGATTAGCAGCGGCGTGAACCTGTATGATGCACTGGAGACCCAGACATACATATCTACTAGGGTTCCTATCATATCCGCCTCAAGAGCAGGGATAATGGCACCGACAAAGACAAGCATCTTGGCCATGCTTGCTTTGCCGAACCGTGCGACCGCCGGCATCTCATCGACGGTGACGATCAGGACCAGCTCTACTATACTGGCAGCGATTACGGTGAGAGCTCGGATCCACCTCTCGATCAATTCTTGGTGCGACGCGGCCGACGTCTTGTCTTGTAGGTCTGGTGGTAAGCCATGCTCCTCGTGGAGTTGGAGAACCCAGTGGACGTCGAGCTCCATGAACCAAGTCTCCAGACGAGCACGGTCCGGACCACCACCGAACGCGGTGACCATGCGCTGGGCGTACCCGTCGCTGACCATTCGGCGAGCGATCTTCGTGAGCTCGTGGTCGTGGGCGCCGAAGTCTGCTATGGCGCCGGAGCGCGAACAGGAGAGGGAGGAGCAGTAGGAGTTATTGGGCTGGTAAAAGTACGGATTCGAAGCACCTGATGCGGTCGAGTACGACGAATAGGTAGATGTAGATCCTGTATGAACGGGCTGTCTGTTGCACCGCCGTCGGGCCACGCCGACGTTCCGGATCAAGTCGAGGTAGAAGTTGCGCGGCGGGGACTGATCAGGGTCTCGGTTGTCCCATTCTCCCAACTCCGGCATCAAAGCAAGCCGCCCCGCCATGCCGCGACCTTGTGGAGGATGGAGTGGACACAACACTGGTTTGCCGGAAAGCTGCTATCTTGTGGATGAGCTGCTATCTTGTGGCTGGACGCAACATTTGTTTGCCGGAACCGCGTGACGACAACTTAAACGGTGCACGACCCGGGTGCCAGGTCAACACAGAGATCGACGTTTTCTAACATGCACTGAATATACCGCGCACGA
This region of Lolium perenne isolate Kyuss_39 chromosome 2, Kyuss_2.0, whole genome shotgun sequence genomic DNA includes:
- the LOC127336660 gene encoding uncharacterized protein At5g50100, chloroplastic; translated protein: MASSLARLGAALPRARPLAAAAVAAARIPPRGGRWDSAASRPASLYAWRCQVHSDVKASPAAEPKDGGNSSQNWRIKMLYDGECPLCMREVNMLRERNKSYGTINFVDISSKDYSPEDNQGLDYETAMGRIHAIVSDGTIVTDVEAFRRLYEEVGLGWVYAVTKYEPVATIANAVYGVWAKYRMEVTGRPPLEEVFAARRQAGECKDDKSCKM
- the LOC127336659 gene encoding uncharacterized protein; its protein translation is MAGRLALMPELGEWDNRDPDQSPPRNFYLDLIRNVGVARRRCNRQPVHTGSTSTYSSYSTASGASNPYFYQPNNSYCSSLSCSRSGAIADFGAHDHELTKIARRMVSDGYAQRMVTAFGGGPDRARLETWFMELDVHWVLQLHEEHGLPPDLQDKTSAASHQELIERWIRALTVIAASIVELVLIVTVDEMPAVARFGKASMAKMLVFVGAIIPALEADMIGTLVDMYVWVSSASYRFTPLLISREAQTILDEIGRSLSRLREAISSTTEAARTFIEDEDSNWAIAIQRGRGEVHECTRLMVDFIRYLVKAEGSMRNTAHSHDTAYLRGLIHDYVHYLKDLLLRKSDLCLDLSLRYLFLLNNFYLVTNRFEPLPGGHWGLTPECKKFMDSYLDVSWGHVLSHVQKKVFVDTALDVSCGPVLFGIPRKGLHGSGQHRKNTSSLAKFNSAFHQMYQAQKFWKVPFPRLRHVLRESITEKVISVYGYYLEKHPDLEKHISCHRVISAPSYWYFMKKNRELENLISSSPDVLKEMLAELFER